In a genomic window of Streptomyces koelreuteriae:
- a CDS encoding carbohydrate ABC transporter permease, protein MTRRTVARALVYLSLVLATLVVFLPLAVVFLTSLKTSGEMADDSGALTLPDDPLNFSNYVTAFQDGRMLSAFANTAIILVVAIGGTILIGSMTAYAIDRFRFRFRKLILALFLVAALVPGVTTQVATFQIVNSVGMFDSLWAPIALYMGTDIVSIYIFLQFVRSIPVSLDESARLDGANAFTIYRKIIFPLLKPAIATVVIVKGINVYNDFYIPFLYMPSEDLGVISTSLFRFKGPFGAHWETISAGAILVIAPTLIVFLLLQRFIYNGFTRGATK, encoded by the coding sequence ATGACGCGCCGTACGGTGGCCCGGGCCCTCGTGTATCTGTCCCTGGTCCTCGCGACCCTGGTCGTGTTCCTGCCGCTGGCCGTGGTCTTCCTGACCTCGCTGAAGACCTCCGGGGAGATGGCGGACGACAGCGGCGCGCTCACGCTGCCCGACGATCCGCTCAACTTCTCCAACTACGTGACGGCGTTCCAGGACGGCCGGATGCTCTCGGCGTTCGCCAACACGGCGATCATCCTGGTCGTCGCCATCGGGGGCACGATCCTGATCGGCTCGATGACGGCCTACGCCATCGACCGCTTCCGGTTCCGCTTCCGGAAGCTCATCCTGGCCCTGTTCCTGGTCGCCGCGCTGGTCCCCGGGGTGACCACCCAGGTGGCCACCTTCCAGATCGTCAACAGCGTCGGTATGTTCGACAGTCTCTGGGCGCCGATCGCGCTCTACATGGGCACGGACATCGTCTCGATCTACATCTTCCTGCAGTTCGTACGATCGATCCCGGTCTCGCTCGACGAGTCGGCCCGCCTCGACGGGGCCAACGCCTTCACGATCTACCGGAAGATCATCTTCCCGCTCCTGAAACCGGCGATCGCGACGGTCGTGATCGTGAAGGGGATCAACGTCTACAACGACTTCTACATCCCCTTCCTCTACATGCCCTCCGAAGATCTTGGCGTGATATCGACGTCCCTGTTCCGCTTCAAGGGCCCCTTCGGCGCCCACTGGGAGACCATCTCGGCGGGCGCGATCCTGGTCATCGCCCCCACGCTGATCGTCTTCCTGCTCCTGCAGAGGTTCATCTACAACGGCTTCACCAGGGGAGCGACCAAATGA
- a CDS encoding carbohydrate ABC transporter permease, with protein MARSTRRWRGVTPWLFLLAPLALLITFTYAPIVNMVAYSFTDWDGVSPELHYTGAENYAELFTRSELFEVFFVSGYYLVASVVQIVAALYFATVLSFNVRFRNFFKGVLFFPYLINGVAIGFVFLYFFQDGGTLDAILGLVGYDGDRAWLGTPTSANVSLAGVSVWRYMGLNFVLFLGAIQSIPGELYEAAEIDGANRWQQFRHIIAPGIRPVLSLSVILSVSGSLSVFEIPYIMTGGATGTETFVIQTVKLAFQFNKTGLASAAAVVLLLIILAVTWVQRRLVPDDKVDLV; from the coding sequence ATGGCCCGGTCCACCCGGCGGTGGCGGGGCGTGACGCCCTGGCTGTTCCTCCTCGCCCCGCTCGCCTTGCTGATCACGTTCACCTACGCGCCGATCGTCAACATGGTCGCGTACAGCTTCACCGACTGGGACGGCGTCAGCCCCGAGCTGCACTACACGGGCGCCGAGAACTACGCCGAACTCTTCACCCGATCCGAGCTGTTCGAGGTGTTCTTCGTCAGCGGCTACTACCTCGTCGCGTCGGTGGTGCAGATCGTGGCCGCGCTCTACTTCGCCACCGTCCTGAGCTTCAACGTCCGCTTCCGGAACTTCTTCAAGGGCGTGCTCTTCTTCCCGTACCTGATCAACGGCGTCGCGATCGGCTTCGTCTTCCTGTACTTCTTCCAGGACGGCGGCACCCTGGACGCGATCCTGGGACTCGTCGGCTACGACGGCGACCGCGCCTGGCTGGGTACGCCCACCTCGGCCAACGTCTCCCTCGCCGGCGTCTCGGTCTGGCGCTACATGGGCCTGAACTTCGTCCTCTTCCTCGGGGCGATCCAGTCCATCCCGGGGGAGCTGTACGAGGCGGCCGAGATCGACGGGGCGAACCGCTGGCAGCAGTTCCGCCACATCATCGCGCCCGGCATCCGGCCCGTGCTGAGCCTCTCGGTGATCCTGTCCGTCTCCGGGTCGCTGTCCGTCTTCGAGATCCCGTACATCATGACCGGCGGCGCGACCGGCACCGAGACCTTTGTGATCCAGACCGTGAAGCTGGCCTTCCAGTTCAACAAGACGGGCCTCGCCTCGGCGGCGGCCGTCGTACTGCTGCTGATCATCCTGGCGGTGACGTGGGTGCAGCGGCGGCTCGTCCCGGACGACAAGGTGGACCTCGTATGA